A genomic segment from Rahnella aceris encodes:
- a CDS encoding IS110 family RNA-guided transposase has translation MQNVTLIGIDLGKHSFHVHAQDKNGNALLRKKFSRNPLTAFLSTCAASTVVMESCAGAHFMARHISQFGHQVKLISPQFVRPFVKSNKNDFIDAGAICEAASRPSMRFVTPRTEDQQAMSALHRVRDAIVRDRVKTTNQMHAFLLEFGISMPRGIAVIRRLAAVLEEHELPPYLARLLMRLHQHYAYLTEQIEELEQELKTHMADDDTAQRLLTIPGVGLITASLLATKLGDGKSYASSRDFAASTGLVPRQYSTGGKSTLMGISKRGDKNLRRLLVQCARAFMQRLEHNQGRLADWVKAQLSRHHSNVVACGLANKLARIAWSVTTHRTAFIQ, from the coding sequence TCAGGATAAAAACGGTAATGCATTGCTACGTAAGAAGTTTTCCCGCAACCCGTTAACCGCCTTTCTCTCTACTTGTGCCGCTTCTACCGTTGTTATGGAGTCCTGTGCGGGCGCCCATTTTATGGCCCGGCACATCAGCCAGTTCGGGCATCAGGTGAAGCTCATATCTCCTCAGTTTGTCCGACCCTTCGTTAAAAGCAATAAGAACGATTTCATTGATGCCGGGGCTATCTGCGAAGCCGCATCACGACCTTCTATGCGCTTCGTGACTCCGCGAACCGAAGACCAGCAGGCTATGTCGGCGCTTCATCGCGTCCGTGACGCAATCGTCAGAGACCGCGTTAAAACCACCAACCAGATGCACGCTTTCCTGCTGGAGTTTGGCATTAGCATGCCGCGCGGCATCGCGGTTATCAGGCGTCTTGCCGCGGTGCTTGAAGAGCACGAACTGCCGCCTTATTTAGCGCGATTACTTATGCGTCTCCATCAGCATTATGCCTACCTCACTGAACAGATTGAAGAACTCGAACAAGAGTTAAAAACCCACATGGCGGATGACGATACCGCGCAGCGCTTGCTGACTATCCCCGGCGTTGGACTTATCACGGCAAGCCTTTTAGCCACGAAGCTTGGCGATGGAAAAAGTTATGCCAGCAGCAGGGACTTTGCTGCATCGACGGGGTTAGTCCCACGTCAGTACAGCACTGGCGGTAAAAGTACGCTAATGGGCATCAGTAAGCGCGGGGATAAAAATCTGCGACGTCTTCTGGTGCAATGCGCTCGCGCTTTTATGCAACGACTTGAACACAATCAGGGGCGGCTGGCTGACTGGGTGAAGGCCCAGCTCTCGCGGCATCACTCGAACGTAGTGGCCTGCGGGTTAGCCAACAAACTGGCCCGAATAGCCTGGTCGGTGACAACCCATCGTACAGCTTTTATCCAATAA
- the kdgR gene encoding DNA-binding transcriptional regulator KdgR — MAIADLDKQPDSVSSVLKVFGILQALGEEREIGITELSQRVMMSKSTVYRFLQTMKSLGYVAQEGESEKYSLTLKLFELGAKALQNVDLIRSADIQMRELSRLTRETIHLGALDEDGIVYIHKIDSMYNLRMHSRIGRRNPLHTTAIGKVLLAWGDKAEVSALLQEIEFTRSTENTIMNAADLQTALDQVRAQGFGEDNEEQEQGLRCIAVPVFDRFGVVIAGLSISFPTIRFSEESKSHYVEMLHTAARNISEQIGFHDYPF, encoded by the coding sequence ATGGCTATCGCAGATCTTGATAAGCAACCCGATTCCGTCTCCTCAGTCCTGAAAGTTTTTGGCATTTTACAGGCGTTGGGGGAAGAGCGTGAGATTGGCATTACTGAACTTTCTCAGCGCGTAATGATGTCTAAAAGTACGGTCTACCGTTTTCTTCAGACCATGAAATCCCTGGGTTATGTCGCACAGGAAGGAGAATCAGAGAAATATTCCCTGACGCTCAAGTTGTTTGAACTGGGTGCCAAAGCGTTGCAAAACGTCGATCTGATCCGCAGCGCTGATATTCAGATGCGCGAATTGTCCCGTCTGACCCGCGAAACGATCCACCTCGGTGCACTGGATGAAGACGGGATTGTCTACATCCATAAAATTGATTCGATGTACAACCTGCGCATGCATTCGCGTATTGGTCGCCGCAATCCGCTGCACACCACCGCAATCGGTAAAGTGCTGCTGGCATGGGGCGATAAAGCAGAAGTCAGCGCGCTGTTGCAGGAAATTGAATTTACCCGCAGCACTGAAAATACCATCATGAATGCTGCCGATTTGCAGACTGCGCTGGATCAGGTTCGCGCGCAGGGTTTCGGCGAAGACAATGAAGAGCAGGAACAAGGGCTTCGTTGTATCGCAGTTCCGGTATTCGACCGCTTTGGCGTGGTGATTGCTGGTTTGAGTATTTCTTTCCCGACGATTCGTTTCTCCGAAGAAAGCAAAAGTCATTACGTAGAAATGCTGCATACTGCCGCGCGGAATATTTCAGAGCAAATCGGTTTTCACGACTATCCGTTCTGA